In the genome of Fusarium fujikuroi IMI 58289 draft genome, chromosome FFUJ_chr02, one region contains:
- a CDS encoding related to cercosporin resistance protein, giving the protein MDANDAKLRGLKACTVCASAKVRCDMVSGQKRCTRCERLNKECVSQPRGSHSRRSHSKGGTYARDDLLRLESKFDSVANLLSSSSTSTLPSITIATHPRKASSATSSSSQTPPETQSPIHALFSFPLSSISHRLAYKMLETYRQEMMPLFPFVWIGLDEIPEKLFRERPMLYMAIMVVTCQENIEIQQELAQKYREEIGRRIWTLAEKNLQLLQGILVFLAWYQTHWVLGHQLSNLMYMAMSLVTELGLDKEPSSGTRTAPGVLTEITKKQEPPPVRTSDERRCHLGVFWLNSLLRICVKDIVPMPSRPSINNNCSVLEAGLESPWDTYLTQLVRIQLVASSISATLYQDLERNEAQISHTLFMATSHVERQVQDLGATLHQGSRLQAPLTMSFHMLQVYLYKIGIDERLHEPTNPNLLPAADPSPHALRCSYLLVSCLNAVKAVIENFLLLTSPTILSMPYTYWIQMGHCINMFSRLLVTHSTLWDPNLVTGIHDFTSTLERLAVKIEGAMSEGAGMTPPRYLPSMFNQMRGKLIDICRKVGESSKAMAQAYVGTPTAPESFDTGNMIMDEETEALLFSFLGDGDFL; this is encoded by the exons ATGGACGCCAATGACGCGAAACTCAGAGGCCTCAAGGCTTGCACGGTCTGTGCTAGTGCAAAGGTAAGATGTGACATGGTATCAGGGCAGAAACGGTGTACAAG ATGTGAGAGATTGAACAAGGAGTGTGTTTCTCAGCCGAGAGGAAGTCATAGTCGGAGGAGTCATTCGAAAGGCGGGACTTATGCTCGAGA TGATCTTCTAAGACTAGAATCCAAGTTCGATTCAGTCGCAAACCTcctatcatcctcatcaacttccaCTCTCCCATCAATAACGATAGCAACTCATCCTCGAAAAGCCTCATCAGCTACGAGTTCAAGTTCACAAACGCCACCGGAGACCCAATCACCCATCCACGCGCTCTTTTCATTCCCTTTATCGTCTATCTCTCACCGTCTAGCTTACAAAATGCTAGAAACCTATCGTCAAGAAATGATGCCACTTTTCCCCTTCGTGTGGATAGGTCTGGATGAAATTCCTGAGAAGTTGTTCCGGGAACGACCGATGCTGTATATGGCGATTATGGTGGTTACGTGTCAGGAGAATATTGAGATTCAGCAGGAACTTGCGCAGAAGTACCGAGAGGAAATTGGGCGGAGAATATGGACACTTGCGGAGAAGAATCTTCAGCTGCTTCAAGGGATCTTGGTTTTTCTTGCTTG GTACCAAACTCATTGGGTTCTCGGCCACCAACTCAGCAATCTTATGTACATGGCCATGTCACTAGTCACAGAGCTAGGCCTTGACAAAGAGCCCTCATCAGGCACCAGGACTGCACCGGGGGTTTTGACTGAAAtcaccaagaagcaagagcCTCCGCCTGTGAGAACAAGCGACGAGAGGAGATGTCACTTGGGAGTCTTTTGGTTGAATTCCTT ACTAAGAATCTGTGTCAAAGACATTGTACCGATGCCCTCGCGAccttccatcaacaacaactgcTCAGTCCTCGAAGCAGGATTGGAATCTCCCTGGGACACATATCTTACTCAACTGGTGAGGATACAGCTCGTCGCTAGTTCGATCAGCGCAACGCTGTACCAGGATTTAGAAAGAAATGAGGCACAGATTTCGCATACGCTATTTATGGCAACATCACATGTGGAGAGACAGGTACAAGATCTCGGAGCGACTCTGCATCAAGGATCTCGTCTTCAAG CACCATTGACTATGTCATTCCACATGCTCCAAGTCTACCTCTACAAAATCGGCATCGACGAACGCCTCCACGAACCAACGAACCCGAACCTCCTCCCGGCCGCTGACCCCTCCCCACATGCCCTCCGCTGCTCCTATCTTCTCGTATCATGCCTCAACGCCGTCAAAGCCGTAATCGAAAACTTTCTGCTCCTAACATCCCCCACCATTCTCTCCATGCCGTACACCTACTGGATCCAGATGGGACACTGCATAAACATGTTTTCCCGATTGTTGGTTACACACTCCACCCTCTGGGATCCGAACCTCGTCACGGGTATACACGATTTCACATCGACGCTGGAGCGGCTGGCGGTCAAGATTGAGGGGGCTATGAGTGAGGGTGCGGGTATGACGCCACCGAGATACTTGCCGTCTATGTTCAATCAGATGAGGGGAAAGTTGATTGATATTTGTAGGAAAGTTGGGGAGAGCTCGAAGGCTATGGCGCAGGCGTATGTTGGGACGCCGACGGCGCCGGAGAGTTTTGATACGGGGAATATGATTATGGATGAAGAGACTGAAGCTTTGTTGTTTAGTTTTCTGGGCGACGGAGACTTCTTATGA
- a CDS encoding related to phosphatidylcholine-sterol acyltransferase precursor, giving the protein MFSALLTGLYGSFLAHAYPVEHPAKFSRLVVFGDSFSDNGNGSWVVSNGTWPADPAYYHHSFSNGPKWNDVVAKQLGLKLINLATGGATTNNDFVAGGTGAESTIAVPSAADQVLSFLSWDKPQAGDIFVHWIGANDILFNTSITGGQVTSLINENVNRLFQAGTKTIILANYLNATTFPATYNSSAYNVPSVQDYVPALTKGLGQIAAGYSAYAKTAVIDVQELFNDMFSDPEAYGFDEDYVNPPTACLTGVYTSEGVPRHLCSDPEKHIFFDSYHPVKEVHALVAKLFVESIKGFSA; this is encoded by the exons ATGTTCAGCGCTTTGTTGACAGGCCTGTACGGCAGCTTTTTGGCGCATGCGTATCCCGTTGAGCACCCTGCCAAGTTTTCAAGGCTTGTCGTTTTTGGTGATAGTTTCAGCGATAACGGGAATGGGTCTTGGGTCGTGAGCAATGGGACTTGGCCTGCTGATCCAGCGTACTACCACCATTCTTTCTC GAATGGACCGAAATGGAATGATGTAGTGGCCAAGCAGCTGGGCCTtaagctcatcaacctcgcGACTGGTGGAGCTACTACCAACAACGATTTCGTCGCTGGAGGTACAGGCGCTGAGTCGACGATTGCAGTGCCTTCAGCTGCAGATCAAGTTCTGTCGTTTCTATCTTGGGATAAACCTCAGGCTGGTGATATCTTTGTTCACTGGATTGGTGCCAATGACATTCTTTTCAACACAAGTATTACTGGAGGACAGGTCACGAGCTTGATCAACGAGAACGTCAACAGATTATTTCAAGCCG GTACAAAGACTATCATCCTAGCAAACTATCTCAACGCAACGACCTTCCCAGCAACGTACAACTCTTCAGCCTACAACGTCCCCAGCGTGCAAGACTACGTCCCCGCCCTGACAAAGGGTCTCGGGCAAATTGCAGCAGGATACTCAGCGTATGCCAAAACCGCAGTGATCGACGTGCAGGAACTATTCAACGACATGTTTTCGGATCCCGAGGCGTACGGGTTCGATGAGGACTATGTTAATCCTCCGACTGCATGTCTCACGGGCGTTTATACGAGCGAGGGTGTTCCACGACATTTATGCAGTGATCCCGAGAAGCATATCTTCTTCGATTCATATCACCCCGTTAAAGAGGTGCATGCTTTAGTAGCAAAGTTGTTTGTGGAGAGTATTAAAGGGTTCTcggcttga